In Metopolophium dirhodum isolate CAU chromosome 7, ASM1992520v1, whole genome shotgun sequence, one genomic interval encodes:
- the LOC132949023 gene encoding intraflagellar transport protein 80 homolog isoform X2: MRFKSTILKDSVDQSVVCIGWTGNDEIIIGRSDSTLSKWSQATKENIKLCDLSDESSYPIDLHMLSSTQRLTNKTAGIEQILITSSNGKLHLMSKITKIDKTVDAHEGNATVGKWSPDGSTLLTAGEDGSIKIWSRIGMLRTKLIVNAEPILSADWNSDSSKIVYTQHDTLCIKSLKANIKTIRIRGHSDLILKVSWCRANDLIASGGEDCYYKIWDSYGNSVFVSEKLTHPVTSHCWKSDGNLLVVSCYNKILLCNQYGIVLSTDYVDCGSICSLCWSPDSTQVAAVCANGRLMISTLVESISRRNFHCLITSRKTMTVKDVLNETKENLDFPERIVHVAMEYNHLIVTTCTQCFVYQMPNLNTPQIINLKDTNVFMIILTEKYFAILSISRVDIYTFDCKLVSSPKWPNMQCDIVQKNHVSISDHILAVRDQLNDKMIHVFEISPLSVLPTIKHGFGVTDVQLMTTKIQDKRFLALIDLSMNIFIVHIGHKDGAKTYKLGSMFHSMCWNSQTESLAALQYTNLIVWYDPLLLLNDQILVRKSLEKSDLSFYGNKLNIELYEDNMVSLINTDGVKVFVQVSPYLEALKNYIGSSKWMECRTVCRDMKNEAMWALLAGSAVLAKQLDTAEECFLAIGQIERATFIQHIKTISDRTVQESSLALLSGKISEAESILLRNGSTFKAIMFNVHIHNWSRALELAIKHKKYLNTVIYKRRNYLDFYKKEETNDKFLKYSNIEIDNEEVLKEIEIENEK, encoded by the exons ATGCGTTTCAAATCAACAATATTGAAAGATTCTGTGGATCAATCTGTTGTTTGTATTGGTTGGACTGGAAACGATGAAATTATAATCGGAAG AAGCGACTCAACATTATCAAAATGGAGCCAAGCcacaaaagaaaatataaagttGTGCGATCTTTCTGACGAATCATCGTATCCTATAGATTTGCATATGTTATCTAGTACTCAGAGACTCACAAACAAGACGGCAGGGATTGAACAAATCCTCATAACTTCATCAAATG GCAAGTTACATTTAATGAGCAAAATCACTAAAATCGATAAAACCGTAGACGCGCATGAAGGTAACGCAACGGTCGGGAAATGGAGTCCTGATGGTTCAACTTTATTAACAG CTGGCGAGGACGGATCTATAAAGATATGGTCTCGTATCGGAATGTTGAGAACAAAGTTGATCGTAAATGCTGAGCCAATATTGTCGGCTGACTGGAATTCCGACTCATCTAAAATTGTGTATACTCAACATGATACGCTTtgtattaaatcattaaaagcGAACATAAAAACAATTAGA ATTAGAGGCCATAGTGATCTTATACTCAAAGTTTCGTGGTGTAGAGCCAACGATTTGATTGCATCGGGAGGCGAAGATTGTTATtataag atttGGGATTCATACGGAAATTCTGTATTTGTGAGTGAAAAACTCACACATCCAGTAACATCTCATTGTTGGAAGTCTGATGGAAATTTGctagttgttagttgttacaaCAAAATTCTACTTTGTAATCAATACGGA ATAGTCCTGTCGACTGATTACGTTGATTGTGGAAGCATTTGTTCGCTTTGTTGGTCACCGGATAGTACTCAAGTAGCTGCTGTGTGCGCTAATGGAAGACTAATGATTTCTACTTTGGTCGAAAG TATTTCGAGACGGAATTTTCATTGTTTGATCACGTCGCGGAAAACAATGACCGTGAAGGACGTATTAAACGAAACCAAAGAAAACCTCGATTTCCCCGAACGTATCGTCCACGTAGCTATGGAATACAATCATTTAATAGTCACTACTTGCACTCAATGTTTTGTTTATCAGATGCCCAATCTAAACACTCcgcaaattatcaatttaaaagaCACGAACGTGTTTATGATAATTTTGActgaaaa gtattttgCTATATTATCGATAAGTCGAGTCGACATTTACACATTTGACTGTAAATTGGTTTCGTCTCCTAAATGGCCGAATATGCAATGTGACATAGTTCAAAAGAATCACGTATCCATATCTGATCATATATTGGCCGTAAGAGATCAACTAAATGACAAAA TGATACACGTATTTGAAATATCACCGTTAAGTGTATTGCCCACAATTAAACACGGATTTGGAGTTACTGATGTACAGTTGATGACCACCAAAATCCAAGATAAACGTTTTTTGGCGTTGATTGATTTAAGCATGAACATATTTATCGTCCATATAGGGCATAAAGACGGTGCTAAGACATacaaacttg GTTCCATGTTTCATAGCATGTGCTGGAACAGTCAAACAGAATCACTGGCTGCGTTGCAATATACAAATCTAATAGTGTGGTACGACCCTCTACTTTTACTGAACGATCAAATCCTTGTGCGGAAGTCGCTAGAAAAAAGTGATTTgag TTTTTACGGTAACAAGTTAAATATCGAGTTATACGAAGACAATATGGTGAGTTTGATCAACACAGACGGCGTCAAGGTATTTGTGCAGGTGTCCCCTTACCTGGAAGCTCTGAAGAATTACATCGGTTCGAGTAAATGGATGGAATGTCGAACCGTTTGCCGAGACATGAAAAATGAAGCGATGTGGGCACTTCTGGCCGGTTCTGCTGTGTTGGCTAAACAGCTGGACACTGCCGAAGAGTGTTTTCTTGCCATCGGGCAGATCGAGCGAGCAACATTTATTCAACACATAAAG ACAATATCTGACAGAACAGTACAGGAGTCATCACTAGCTCTGCTATCTGGAAAAATATCAGAAGCCGAATCCATTTTGCTGAGAAACGGATCCACATTTAAAGCTATCATGTTTAACGTACATATACATAACTGGAGTAG agCTTTGGAATTAGCAATAAAACATAAGAAATACCTAAACACGGTTATTTATAAACGgagaaattatttagatttttacaaAAAAGAAGAAACAAatgataagtttttaaaatactcaaat ATAGAAATTGATAATGAAGAAGTCTTGAaagaaattgaaattgaaaacgaaaaataa
- the LOC132949023 gene encoding intraflagellar transport protein 80 homolog isoform X1, whose product MRFKSTILKDSVDQSVVCIGWTGNDEIIIGRSDSTLSKWSQATKENIKLCDLSDESSYPIDLHMLSSTQRLTNKTAGIEQILITSSNGKLHLMSKITKIDKTVDAHEGNATVGKWSPDGSTLLTAGEDGSIKIWSRIGMLRTKLIVNAEPILSADWNSDSSKIVYTQHDTLCIKSLKANIKTIRIRGHSDLILKVSWCRANDLIASGGEDCYYKIWDSYGNSVFVSEKLTHPVTSHCWKSDGNLLVVSCYNKILLCNQYGIVLSTDYVDCGSICSLCWSPDSTQVAAVCANGRLMISTLVERSISRRNFHCLITSRKTMTVKDVLNETKENLDFPERIVHVAMEYNHLIVTTCTQCFVYQMPNLNTPQIINLKDTNVFMIILTEKYFAILSISRVDIYTFDCKLVSSPKWPNMQCDIVQKNHVSISDHILAVRDQLNDKMIHVFEISPLSVLPTIKHGFGVTDVQLMTTKIQDKRFLALIDLSMNIFIVHIGHKDGAKTYKLGSMFHSMCWNSQTESLAALQYTNLIVWYDPLLLLNDQILVRKSLEKSDLSFYGNKLNIELYEDNMVSLINTDGVKVFVQVSPYLEALKNYIGSSKWMECRTVCRDMKNEAMWALLAGSAVLAKQLDTAEECFLAIGQIERATFIQHIKTISDRTVQESSLALLSGKISEAESILLRNGSTFKAIMFNVHIHNWSRALELAIKHKKYLNTVIYKRRNYLDFYKKEETNDKFLKYSNIEIDNEEVLKEIEIENEK is encoded by the exons ATGCGTTTCAAATCAACAATATTGAAAGATTCTGTGGATCAATCTGTTGTTTGTATTGGTTGGACTGGAAACGATGAAATTATAATCGGAAG AAGCGACTCAACATTATCAAAATGGAGCCAAGCcacaaaagaaaatataaagttGTGCGATCTTTCTGACGAATCATCGTATCCTATAGATTTGCATATGTTATCTAGTACTCAGAGACTCACAAACAAGACGGCAGGGATTGAACAAATCCTCATAACTTCATCAAATG GCAAGTTACATTTAATGAGCAAAATCACTAAAATCGATAAAACCGTAGACGCGCATGAAGGTAACGCAACGGTCGGGAAATGGAGTCCTGATGGTTCAACTTTATTAACAG CTGGCGAGGACGGATCTATAAAGATATGGTCTCGTATCGGAATGTTGAGAACAAAGTTGATCGTAAATGCTGAGCCAATATTGTCGGCTGACTGGAATTCCGACTCATCTAAAATTGTGTATACTCAACATGATACGCTTtgtattaaatcattaaaagcGAACATAAAAACAATTAGA ATTAGAGGCCATAGTGATCTTATACTCAAAGTTTCGTGGTGTAGAGCCAACGATTTGATTGCATCGGGAGGCGAAGATTGTTATtataag atttGGGATTCATACGGAAATTCTGTATTTGTGAGTGAAAAACTCACACATCCAGTAACATCTCATTGTTGGAAGTCTGATGGAAATTTGctagttgttagttgttacaaCAAAATTCTACTTTGTAATCAATACGGA ATAGTCCTGTCGACTGATTACGTTGATTGTGGAAGCATTTGTTCGCTTTGTTGGTCACCGGATAGTACTCAAGTAGCTGCTGTGTGCGCTAATGGAAGACTAATGATTTCTACTTTGGTCGAAAG AAGTATTTCGAGACGGAATTTTCATTGTTTGATCACGTCGCGGAAAACAATGACCGTGAAGGACGTATTAAACGAAACCAAAGAAAACCTCGATTTCCCCGAACGTATCGTCCACGTAGCTATGGAATACAATCATTTAATAGTCACTACTTGCACTCAATGTTTTGTTTATCAGATGCCCAATCTAAACACTCcgcaaattatcaatttaaaagaCACGAACGTGTTTATGATAATTTTGActgaaaa gtattttgCTATATTATCGATAAGTCGAGTCGACATTTACACATTTGACTGTAAATTGGTTTCGTCTCCTAAATGGCCGAATATGCAATGTGACATAGTTCAAAAGAATCACGTATCCATATCTGATCATATATTGGCCGTAAGAGATCAACTAAATGACAAAA TGATACACGTATTTGAAATATCACCGTTAAGTGTATTGCCCACAATTAAACACGGATTTGGAGTTACTGATGTACAGTTGATGACCACCAAAATCCAAGATAAACGTTTTTTGGCGTTGATTGATTTAAGCATGAACATATTTATCGTCCATATAGGGCATAAAGACGGTGCTAAGACATacaaacttg GTTCCATGTTTCATAGCATGTGCTGGAACAGTCAAACAGAATCACTGGCTGCGTTGCAATATACAAATCTAATAGTGTGGTACGACCCTCTACTTTTACTGAACGATCAAATCCTTGTGCGGAAGTCGCTAGAAAAAAGTGATTTgag TTTTTACGGTAACAAGTTAAATATCGAGTTATACGAAGACAATATGGTGAGTTTGATCAACACAGACGGCGTCAAGGTATTTGTGCAGGTGTCCCCTTACCTGGAAGCTCTGAAGAATTACATCGGTTCGAGTAAATGGATGGAATGTCGAACCGTTTGCCGAGACATGAAAAATGAAGCGATGTGGGCACTTCTGGCCGGTTCTGCTGTGTTGGCTAAACAGCTGGACACTGCCGAAGAGTGTTTTCTTGCCATCGGGCAGATCGAGCGAGCAACATTTATTCAACACATAAAG ACAATATCTGACAGAACAGTACAGGAGTCATCACTAGCTCTGCTATCTGGAAAAATATCAGAAGCCGAATCCATTTTGCTGAGAAACGGATCCACATTTAAAGCTATCATGTTTAACGTACATATACATAACTGGAGTAG agCTTTGGAATTAGCAATAAAACATAAGAAATACCTAAACACGGTTATTTATAAACGgagaaattatttagatttttacaaAAAAGAAGAAACAAatgataagtttttaaaatactcaaat ATAGAAATTGATAATGAAGAAGTCTTGAaagaaattgaaattgaaaacgaaaaataa
- the LOC132949023 gene encoding intraflagellar transport protein 80 homolog isoform X3 — protein MRFKSTILKDSVDQSVVCIGWTGNDEIIIGRSDSTLSKWSQATKENIKLCDLSDESSYPIDLHMLSSTQRLTNKTAGIEQILITSSNGKLHLMSKITKIDKTVDAHEGNATVGKWSPDGSTLLTAGEDGSIKIWSRIGMLRTKLIVNAEPILSADWNSDSSKIVYTQHDTLCIKSLKANIKTIRIRGHSDLILKVSWCRANDLIASGGEDCYYKIWDSYGNSVFVSEKLTHPVTSHCWKSDGNLLVVSCYNKILLCNQYGIVLSTDYVDCGSICSLCWSPDSTQVAAVCANGRLMISTLVERSISRRNFHCLITSRKTMTVKDVLNETKENLDFPERIVHVAMEYNHLIVTTCTQCFVYQMPNLNTPQIINLKDTNVFMIILTEKYFAILSISRVDIYTFDCKLVSSPKWPNMQCDIVQKNHVSISDHILAVRDQLNDKMIHVFEISPLSVLPTIKHGFGVTDVQLMTTKIQDKRFLALIDLSMNIFIVHIGHKDGAKTYKLGSMFHSMCWNSQTESLAALQYTNLIVWYDPLLLLNDQILVRKSLEKSDLSFYGNKLNIELYEDNMVSLINTDGVKVFVQVSPYLEALKNYIGSSKWMECRTVCRDMKNEAMWALLAGSAVLAKQLDTAEECFLAIGQIERATFIQHIKTISDRTVQESSLALLSGKISEAESILLRNGSTFKAIMFNVHIHNWSRYTSCYIIRRMID, from the exons ATGCGTTTCAAATCAACAATATTGAAAGATTCTGTGGATCAATCTGTTGTTTGTATTGGTTGGACTGGAAACGATGAAATTATAATCGGAAG AAGCGACTCAACATTATCAAAATGGAGCCAAGCcacaaaagaaaatataaagttGTGCGATCTTTCTGACGAATCATCGTATCCTATAGATTTGCATATGTTATCTAGTACTCAGAGACTCACAAACAAGACGGCAGGGATTGAACAAATCCTCATAACTTCATCAAATG GCAAGTTACATTTAATGAGCAAAATCACTAAAATCGATAAAACCGTAGACGCGCATGAAGGTAACGCAACGGTCGGGAAATGGAGTCCTGATGGTTCAACTTTATTAACAG CTGGCGAGGACGGATCTATAAAGATATGGTCTCGTATCGGAATGTTGAGAACAAAGTTGATCGTAAATGCTGAGCCAATATTGTCGGCTGACTGGAATTCCGACTCATCTAAAATTGTGTATACTCAACATGATACGCTTtgtattaaatcattaaaagcGAACATAAAAACAATTAGA ATTAGAGGCCATAGTGATCTTATACTCAAAGTTTCGTGGTGTAGAGCCAACGATTTGATTGCATCGGGAGGCGAAGATTGTTATtataag atttGGGATTCATACGGAAATTCTGTATTTGTGAGTGAAAAACTCACACATCCAGTAACATCTCATTGTTGGAAGTCTGATGGAAATTTGctagttgttagttgttacaaCAAAATTCTACTTTGTAATCAATACGGA ATAGTCCTGTCGACTGATTACGTTGATTGTGGAAGCATTTGTTCGCTTTGTTGGTCACCGGATAGTACTCAAGTAGCTGCTGTGTGCGCTAATGGAAGACTAATGATTTCTACTTTGGTCGAAAG AAGTATTTCGAGACGGAATTTTCATTGTTTGATCACGTCGCGGAAAACAATGACCGTGAAGGACGTATTAAACGAAACCAAAGAAAACCTCGATTTCCCCGAACGTATCGTCCACGTAGCTATGGAATACAATCATTTAATAGTCACTACTTGCACTCAATGTTTTGTTTATCAGATGCCCAATCTAAACACTCcgcaaattatcaatttaaaagaCACGAACGTGTTTATGATAATTTTGActgaaaa gtattttgCTATATTATCGATAAGTCGAGTCGACATTTACACATTTGACTGTAAATTGGTTTCGTCTCCTAAATGGCCGAATATGCAATGTGACATAGTTCAAAAGAATCACGTATCCATATCTGATCATATATTGGCCGTAAGAGATCAACTAAATGACAAAA TGATACACGTATTTGAAATATCACCGTTAAGTGTATTGCCCACAATTAAACACGGATTTGGAGTTACTGATGTACAGTTGATGACCACCAAAATCCAAGATAAACGTTTTTTGGCGTTGATTGATTTAAGCATGAACATATTTATCGTCCATATAGGGCATAAAGACGGTGCTAAGACATacaaacttg GTTCCATGTTTCATAGCATGTGCTGGAACAGTCAAACAGAATCACTGGCTGCGTTGCAATATACAAATCTAATAGTGTGGTACGACCCTCTACTTTTACTGAACGATCAAATCCTTGTGCGGAAGTCGCTAGAAAAAAGTGATTTgag TTTTTACGGTAACAAGTTAAATATCGAGTTATACGAAGACAATATGGTGAGTTTGATCAACACAGACGGCGTCAAGGTATTTGTGCAGGTGTCCCCTTACCTGGAAGCTCTGAAGAATTACATCGGTTCGAGTAAATGGATGGAATGTCGAACCGTTTGCCGAGACATGAAAAATGAAGCGATGTGGGCACTTCTGGCCGGTTCTGCTGTGTTGGCTAAACAGCTGGACACTGCCGAAGAGTGTTTTCTTGCCATCGGGCAGATCGAGCGAGCAACATTTATTCAACACATAAAG ACAATATCTGACAGAACAGTACAGGAGTCATCACTAGCTCTGCTATCTGGAAAAATATCAGAAGCCGAATCCATTTTGCTGAGAAACGGATCCACATTTAAAGCTATCATGTTTAACGTACATATACATAACTGGAGTAG GTACACGTCATGTTATATCATACGGAGAATGATCGATTGA